A section of the Corvus hawaiiensis isolate bCorHaw1 chromosome 16, bCorHaw1.pri.cur, whole genome shotgun sequence genome encodes:
- the C16H8orf33 gene encoding UPF0488 protein C8orf33 homolog: MERAPQGVFQEQLEWCILQLEADLHLTPHPERAEETQHILKVLRCPETPLAEKQQVLSNVFGDCHLKMDEGQRSMKKGMKPDVVEVQPSKGQAADGVKQFDPTPEARPELFTSSGSSFRFDFTLSETNPEADPGDSGAEQVQNNVRATKQENCSAALRFAASGQEPKFAFNFAIPDEDCPQLQLLPASQHTEHTADPPLPAESAALPQAAALQKPEVTQVSGNVPKEDRSHVTSKIPQTETAPPDEAVTEKSTGGGAAQKKKKKKQKPPVSKKKTEETETGRKAKAEANSCQNTDTSHQDEKTSQSDEQLRKEVDWCVNQLELGLKTQKPTPKQAEEALRAIRTLRSDKAPLVKKRQLMRAMFGDYRKKMQEELCRELKLMETAAKSARIVELKGSICKKNGQFIRKCSGACRKSQGSAESPSESHRTLNTGLFNFTTPQEEFRFNFF; this comes from the exons ATGGAGCGG GCTCCCCAAGGTGTgttccaggagcagctggagtggTGCATTTTGCAACTGGAGGCAGATCTCCATCTCACTCCACACCCCGAACGAG cagaagagaCCCAACACATTCTCAAGGTCCTGCGCTGCCCTGAGACTCCTCTTGCAGAGAAGCAACAAGTGCTAAGCAATGTGTTTGGGGATTGTCATCTCAAGATGGATGAGGGTCAGAGGAGCATGAAGAAAG gtATGAAACCTGATGTTGTGGAAGTACAGCCAAGCAAGGGGCAGGCTGCAGATGGTGTGAAACAGTTTGACCCAACCCCTGAGGCAAGGCCAGAGTTGTTCACATCATCTGGCAGCAGCTTCCGATTTGATTTCACACTTTCTGAGACCAACCCAGAAGCTGACCCTGGTGACAGTGGTGCTGAGCAGGTACAGAACAATGTCAGAGCCACCAAGCAGGAGAACTGCAGTGCAGCCTTGAGGTTTGCTGCTTCTGGACAAGAACCCAAGTTTGCTTTCAACTTTGCCATCCCAGATGAAGACTGTCCTCAGCTTCAGTTACTTCCAGCAAGCCAACATACAGAGCACACAGCAGATCCTCCACTGCCTGCTGaatcagcagctctgccacaggcTGCAGCCTTGCAGAAGCCTGAGGTGACTCAAGTGTCAGGGAATGTACCCAAAGAGGATAGAAGCCATGTCACATCAAAGATCCCCCAAACAGAGACAGCCCCTCCAGATGAGGCAGTGACAGAGAAATCAACAGGAGGTGGAGCTGcccagaagaagaaaaagaagaaacaaaaaccacctgtcagtaaaaagaaaacagaagaaactgaGACCGGCAGGAAGGCAAAGGCAGAAGCTAACAGCTGTCAAAATACGGATACTTCCCATCAGGATGAGAAGACCTCTCAG TCAGATGAGCAGCTGCGGAAAGAGGTGGACTGGTGTGTGAACCAGCTGGAACTTGGcttgaagacacagaaacccACTCCAAAGCAAG ctgaggagGCTCTCAGGGCAATCAGGACACTGCGCAGTGACAAGGCTCCACTGGTGAAGAAGCGTCAGCTCATGAGAGCCATGTTTGGAGACTACAGAAAGAAGatgcaggaggagctgtgcagggagctgaaGCTTATGGAAACAG CTGCAAAATCTGCCAGGATCGTGGAGTTGAAGGGAAGCATCTGCAAGAAGAATGGCCAGTTTATCCGGAAGTGCTCGGGAGCCTGCAGGAAAAGCCAAGGTTCAGCAGAATCCCCTTCAGAGTCCCACAGGACACTTAACACAGGCTTATTCAATTTCACAACTCCCCAAGAAGAATTTCGCTTTAATTTCTTCTAG
- the AMDHD2 gene encoding N-acetylglucosamine-6-phosphate deacetylase, which translates to MPSNKSVSDAPIVQFTNCRILRDHQLQREDLWVREGKILNPEKLFFDEKGSADVQLDCKDSIIAPGFIDVQINGGFGVDFSLATDDFKSGIDLVSQKILSHGVTSFCPTLVTSPPSVYHQVLPQISVRNGGAHGAGILGAHLEGPFISKEKKGAHPEHCLRTFEAGAFQDLLATYGSLDCVQIVTLAPEMRRSSEVIQELTKRGICVSLGHSVANLSQAEEAVQHGATFITHLFNAMLPFHHRDPGIVGLLTSDKIPAGRRVFYGMISDGIHTNPAALRIAHRAHPKGLVLVTDAIAGMGLAPGRHTLGQQVVEIDGLNTYIAGTKTLSGSVATMDTCVRHFQEATGCSVETALEAASLHPAQLLGIEHKKGTLNYDSDADFLMLNDNLYVQATYIAGEEVWRQDASAPSKEPHTKELHFPASSYSHACHEFVGAQLVAWGEKAALAGKECQSWSDLWDCTAVLPPDRCSCCHLTAVWNCPSLCTVYTAHTNLLCTQGRLKPFPFLCLLFASLLGSHDLLDISFHQLSSQLFP; encoded by the exons ATGCCGTCCAACAAATCCGTGTCGGACGCGCCCATCGTCCAGTTCACCAACTGCCGCATCCTGAGGGACCACCAGCTCCAGAG GGAGGACCTGTGGGTGCGAGAGGGGAAGATCCTCAACCCAGAGAAACTCTTCTTTGACGAGAAGGGCTCTGCTGATGTCCAGCTGGACTGCAAAGACAGCATCATCGCCCCGGGCTTCATTGATGTCCAGATCAATG GAGGCTTCGGGGTGGACTTCTCTCTGGCTACGGATGACTTCAAATCAGGTATTGACCTGGTCAGtcagaaaattctctcccatgGAGTGACCTCTTTCTGTCCCACCCTGGTGACCTCTCCTCCATCCGTGTACCACCAG GTTCTCCCTCAGATCAGTGTAAGAAACGGTGGAGCCCATGGAGCAGGAATCCTGG GAGCCCACCTGGAAGGGCCGTTCATCAGCAAGGAGAAGAAGGGTGCTCACCCAGAGCACTGCCTCCGCACCTTTGAGGCAGGTGCCTTCCAGGACCTGCTTGCCACCTATGGCTCCCTGGACTGTGTCCAGATAGTCACCCTGGCCCCTGAGATGAGGAGGAGCAGTGAGGTGATCCAGGAGCTCACCAAGCGGGGCATCTGCGTCTCCCTGG GTCACTCAGTGGCCAATCTGTCCCAGGCTGAGGAGGCTGTGCAGCACGGAGCAACCTTCATCACTCACCTCTTCAATGCCATGCTGCCG TTCCACCATCGTGACCCTGGCATTGTGGGGCTGCTGACAAGTGACAAGATTCCTGCTGGGCGGAGGGTCTTCTATGGCATGATTTCTGATGGCATCCACACCAACCCCGCTGCCCTGCGCATCGCCCACCGAGCCCACCCCAAAG GCCTGGTGCTGGTGACAGATGCAATTGCTGGCATGGGGCTGGCACCGGGTCGGCACACGCTGGGTCAGCAGGTGGTGGAGATCGATGGGCTGAACACCTACATTGCAG GCACAAAGACCCTCAGTGGCAGCGTGGCAACCATGGACACGTGTGTGCGACACTTCCAAGAAGCCACAG GGTGCTCGGTAGAGACCGCGTTGGAGGCGGCGTCTCTGCATCCCGCTCAGCTCCTGGGGATTGAACATAAAAAGGGGACACTGAATTATGACTCCGATGCAG ATTTCCTAATGCTGAATGACAACCTGTATGTGCAAGCCACGTACATCGCCGGCGAGGAAGTCTGGCGACAGGATGCGTCAG ctccctcaaaGGAGCCTCATACCAAAGAGCTGCATTTTCCAGCTTCCAGTTACAGCCATGCCTGCCACGAATTTGTTGGTGCTCAGTTGGTGGCATGGGGAGAGAAGGCAGCTCTCGCTGGCAAGGAATGCCAGTCCTGGAGTGACCTATGGGACTGCACAGCTGTCCTGCCCCCAGACAGGTGCTCCTGTTGCCATCTGACAGCAGTGTGGAACTGTCCCAGCCTTTGCACGGTTTATACAGCACACACTAACCTGCTCTGCACCCAAGGCAGGCTcaagccattcccattcctctgCCTGCTCTTTGCTTCGCTCCTGGGCAGCCATGACTTGTTAGACATCAGCTTCCACCAGCTCAGCTCACAGCTCTTCCCGTGA